Within the Hypericibacter adhaerens genome, the region CGAGTCCCACGGCCCCTCCGGCCCGACCGGAACGCAAGAACCGCCCGCCGTCGGTGCCAGCGTCGATCCCGCCGAGATCGCCAAGTTCGAGGCGATGGCCGAGGCCTGGTGGGATCCGGCCGGCAAGTTCCGGCCCCTGCACCGCCTCAACCCCATCCGCCTCGCCTATATCCGCGACCAGGCCTGCCGGCGTTTCGGCCGCGACCCCCAGGCGAGCGACCCGCTGCGGGGGCTCGACCTCCTCGATATCGGCTGCGGCGGCGGTCTCCTATCGGAGCCGGCCGCGCGCATGGGGGCACGGGTGGTCGGGCTCGATGCCTCGCACCGGAACATCGCCATCGCCAGCCTTCATGCCGAGCGCATGGGGCTCGCCATCGATTATCGCTGCCAGACCGCCGAGGCCCTGGCCGAAAGCGGCGAGCGCCGGTTCGACATCGTCCTCAACATGGAGGTGATCGAGCATGTGGCGGATACCGCGGGCTTCATGGCCGCCGCCCTTTCTCTCCTCAAGCCCGGCGGGCTGATGGTCGTCGCCACGCTCAACCGCACGGCCAAGAGCTACGCGCTGGCGATCCTGGGCGCCGAGTATCTGCTGCGCTGGCTGCCACGGGGGACCCACGACTGGAATCGATTCCTGCGCCCCTCGGAGCTGACCCGTCTGATCGAGCGGGCCGGCGGCCATGTCCTGGCGCTGGAGGGCGTGGCCTATAACCCGTTAACGGACCATTGGAGCTTGTCGCGCGATCTTGGGGTGAACTACATGGCGCTGGCCGAGCCGGCGGCCGGCTGACGCCGGCGGGATGCGGGCTGGCGGGACGGGCGCCCGCGCGAGGGGGATTGCTTGCAGGGTCAGAAGGGAGAAGCAGGGACGGCACGCGCGCCGATGGGCGTGATGGTGTTCGGCCTCGCGCGCAGCGGCACCACGCTGGTGTCGGACCTGCTGACCATCCCCGGGCGTTCGCTCGTCATCAGCGAGCCCGAGATCTTCAAGCAATGGAGCCGCAAGACCACCGCGCGCGTCCATCGTCTGGCGCGCATGGTCGGGCTCGATCTCGACGAGGAGCCGCCGCAGCCGCAGGACTATGGCGAGAGCTATCAGCGCTATTTCGAGGAGGTGCTGCGGCCGCAGCTCGACCGGCTCGAGCTGTGGGGCATCAAGAACGTCGATTTCAGCGGCTGGCGGCCGCTGCTCAAGACCTACCCGCCCCGCCGGCTGATCCTCTGCGTGCGCGACCTGCGCGACACCGTCATCTCCGGCATCGACCGCATCTGCCGCCTGGGCATCACCTTCCGCGGCACCGGCAGCGGCAAGCTGCGCGACGAGGCCTGGCTGCTCGCGGGGCTCGCCTTCAGCGTGCGCGAACTCATGGAGCTGCGCAAGCTGCCGCATCTCCTGGTCCGCTACGAGGACCTGGTCGCCGATCCCGGATTGCGGGAGCGCATCGCCGCCTATGTCGGCCTCGATCGGCTCCAGGAGGAACGGCTCAATCTCAAGGCCGCCGAGATGCAGCGCGCCTGGGAGGTCGAGAAGCATCAGGGGACCATCGGCACGGCTTCGGTCGGCCGTTTCGCCGCCGAGCCGCCCGGTCCCGTCCGGTCGCTGGCCGAGCGGCTCTGGCGCCTGCTGCCGGAATATTCCGAGGCCTTCGGCTATGAGCGGCCGCCCGCCGGCGAGAGCCCGCGCGACCATGATTTCGCGCTCGCGCCGCAGCCCGACCGGCCCGGCCTGAGCTATCTCGACACCGAGGAGTGGGATTGGCGGGGCCCGAAGCAGTTCGAGCCGAGCTTCGCCCAGCGCCGGGCCCGCATCGCGGTCGCCAAGGCCATTCCGGCGGCCATGCGCGTCCTCGACCTCTGTCCCGGCACGCCGGCGATCGCGAGCCTTCTTCCCGCCGGCTCGAGCCTGATCCATGGCGACAGCGTCGCCCGCGCGCCGCAGTTCCTGGTCTCGGCCCTGCATCAGGGCGTCCTGCCGCCCGCGGGCAAGGCGGAGCTGATCGTGATGCTGGGCCTCCTGGAGCATGTGGCCGACCCGGCCGCCCTGCTGGCCAATCTCGCCCGCACGCGGCTGCCGGTGGCCCTCAGCTATCACACAACCGACGACTGCGCCGGCGTCGACCGACGCCAGCTTGGCTGGGTCAGCCATCTGAGCCGCGCGGAGCTGGGGGCGGCTTTCGCGGCGGCCGGCTATCGCGTCGAGGCCCACTGGGCCTTCGACGGACGCCAGAGCCTGTTCCGCCTGGTGCCGCGCGGCGCGGGCCCGGCTCCCGCGAAGCGCCCGCCGGCCCGATGACCGAGCTTCAGGACACGGCCGGCGCGCCTGCCGGGATGGCCGTCGCCATCATGGGGCTGATGCGCACCGGATCGACGCTGGTCACCGACATGCTGAGCCAGCGCGGGCGGAGCCTGATTCTGAGCGAGCCGAACATCCTCGGCATGTGGAGCCCCAACACAGTCGAGCGCATCCACCAGCTCGCCCTCAATAACGGCCTCGATCCGGGAGCGGAGCTCCCAAGCCCGGAACGCTGGCCGCGCTACCAGAATTATTTCGAGACGGTGCTGCTGCCCCAGCTCGCGCGCCTGCCGCTCTGGGGCGTGAAATATGTCGACCTGATCGACTGGCGCGAGACCTTCGAGCGCTACCCGCCGCGCCGGTTGATCCTGACGGTGCGGGATCTGCGCGACGTGGTGATCTCGGCCATCGACCGCATCGGCCATCTGCGGCTCGCCTTCTATGGCCGCCGCCACATGCGCGACGAGGCCTGGGTGCTGGCCAACATCGCCTACAACGTGCATGAGCTGATGGCGCTGCGCCAGCGCCCGCATCTCTTGGCGCGCTACGAGGACGTGGTCGTCGACGAGGGCCTGCGCCAGCGCATCGTCGAATATGCCGGCCTGGAGAGCGCCGCCGGCACGCGCGAGAACCTGGCGGCGGGCGGCTTCTCGCGCCAGTGGGAGCTGAACAAGCATGGCGGTGCCGTTTCGACCCGGTCGGTCGGACGCTACGCGAGCGAGCCGCCGGGGCCGGTCAAGGCGCTCGCCGAGCGCGCCTGGCGGCTCCTGCCGGAATATTCCGAGGCCTTCGGCTTCGAGATGCCGCCGCCGGAAAGCTGGATCCGCGGCCACGCGTTCCAGCGCCGGCCCGGCGACGAGGCCAACCCGATCGATTATCCCAAGAGCGAAAGCGCGCTCTGGGCGGGGCCGACGGAGATCGAGCCCAGCTTCCAGCTTCGCCATGCGCGCCTCGCGCTCGCGGGCCGCCTGCCGGAGGGAGCCGTGGCGATCGATTTCGCCTGCGGCACGCCCGCGCTCTCGGTCATGCTGCCCAAGGGCCGGCGTCACATTCCGGTCGACATGGCCCCGCGCGGGCAGGGCTACCGCGTGGCCCCGCTCCATGAGGGCAAGTTTCCGAAGGTGCCCGGAGCGACGCTGCTGCTGGCCCTCCATGTGCTCGAGTTCCTCGACGCCGACCTCCCGCGCCTGCTGCGCCGGCTCCGGCTCTATGATCTGCCCGTCATCGCCACCTATCACGCCGCCGACGACACGGAAGGGATCGATCGCGTAGCCTTGGGCTGGGTCAATCATCTGAGCCGGAAGGCGCTGGTGGCGGCCTGCCGTCAGGCCGGCTTCTCGGTCAAGGCGCGCTGGCGGGCCGACGGGCCGCAAAGCTTCCTTCACCTCGAGCCGGTATCCCTGGGCGAGGCGCAGGCGCCGGGGCCGCCGCCATCGGCCCAGGCCGATTGACAGAACGGGGGCGGCTGTCGGAAGAGGTCAGGCCCCATGGCAGGGGCCACGAGTCGAGGCTGAAGGGGAATGGCCGAAAAGAAACGCAGCATGGGCGTCGCCGTGATGGGGCCGATGCGCAGCGGAACCACGCTCGTCGCCGACCTCCTGACCGTGCGCGGACGTTCGCTGGTCTTGAGCGAGCCCAACCTGCTCGGCGCCTGGCATCCGCTCCTGGCGGGCACGATCCATCGCCTCGTGACCGATTTCGGCATCGAAGCGCCCCCGCCGCCGACCGAGAAGCCGCCTTCCCGAATCTACAGTTATTTCGATCGCGCCATCCTGCCCGAGCTGCAGGGACTGGACTTCTGGGGCGTGAAATATGTCGACCTCTATGGCTGGCAGCAGCTGTTCCAGCGCTACCAGCCGCGCAAGCTCGTCCTCTGCGTGCGCGATCTGCGCGAGGTCGCTGTCTCCTCGATCGAGCTGGCCGAACGCATGAAGCTGGGATTTCCGGGCGGGGATCATATGCGCGACGAGGCCTGGATCCTCACGCGCCTAGCGCACAGCGTGCATGAGCTCCTGGCCCTGCGCCGCCTGCCGCATTTCGTCCTGCGCTACGAGGATCTGGTGGAGGATCCGAAGGTTCGGGAGCGGCTGGCCGACTATGTCGGTCTCGACGAGCTCGGCACGGAACGGCTCAACCTGACGATCGAGCGCGACAGCCGGCAATCCTGGGAATCGCGCAAGCATGGCGAAAGCATCACCAAGAAGGCGTTGGGCCGCTTCGAGCGCGAGCCGCCCGGACCGGTGCGGAACCTGGCGGAGCGGGTCTGGCGGCTGCTCGGCGAATATTCCGTCGCCTTCGATTACGAGGTGGCCGAGCCCAAGGCCCGGATCCAGGGCCACGATTTCTCCGCCCCCGCACGACCCGGCCGCAATCCCGTTCCCTACGAG harbors:
- the ubiG gene encoding bifunctional 2-polyprenyl-6-hydroxyphenol methylase/3-demethylubiquinol 3-O-methyltransferase UbiG, encoding MSLSPMTDPGESHGPSGPTGTQEPPAVGASVDPAEIAKFEAMAEAWWDPAGKFRPLHRLNPIRLAYIRDQACRRFGRDPQASDPLRGLDLLDIGCGGGLLSEPAARMGARVVGLDASHRNIAIASLHAERMGLAIDYRCQTAEALAESGERRFDIVLNMEVIEHVADTAGFMAAALSLLKPGGLMVVATLNRTAKSYALAILGAEYLLRWLPRGTHDWNRFLRPSELTRLIERAGGHVLALEGVAYNPLTDHWSLSRDLGVNYMALAEPAAG
- a CDS encoding sulfotransferase, translated to MQGQKGEAGTARAPMGVMVFGLARSGTTLVSDLLTIPGRSLVISEPEIFKQWSRKTTARVHRLARMVGLDLDEEPPQPQDYGESYQRYFEEVLRPQLDRLELWGIKNVDFSGWRPLLKTYPPRRLILCVRDLRDTVISGIDRICRLGITFRGTGSGKLRDEAWLLAGLAFSVRELMELRKLPHLLVRYEDLVADPGLRERIAAYVGLDRLQEERLNLKAAEMQRAWEVEKHQGTIGTASVGRFAAEPPGPVRSLAERLWRLLPEYSEAFGYERPPAGESPRDHDFALAPQPDRPGLSYLDTEEWDWRGPKQFEPSFAQRRARIAVAKAIPAAMRVLDLCPGTPAIASLLPAGSSLIHGDSVARAPQFLVSALHQGVLPPAGKAELIVMLGLLEHVADPAALLANLARTRLPVALSYHTTDDCAGVDRRQLGWVSHLSRAELGAAFAAAGYRVEAHWAFDGRQSLFRLVPRGAGPAPAKRPPAR
- a CDS encoding sulfotransferase, which produces MTELQDTAGAPAGMAVAIMGLMRTGSTLVTDMLSQRGRSLILSEPNILGMWSPNTVERIHQLALNNGLDPGAELPSPERWPRYQNYFETVLLPQLARLPLWGVKYVDLIDWRETFERYPPRRLILTVRDLRDVVISAIDRIGHLRLAFYGRRHMRDEAWVLANIAYNVHELMALRQRPHLLARYEDVVVDEGLRQRIVEYAGLESAAGTRENLAAGGFSRQWELNKHGGAVSTRSVGRYASEPPGPVKALAERAWRLLPEYSEAFGFEMPPPESWIRGHAFQRRPGDEANPIDYPKSESALWAGPTEIEPSFQLRHARLALAGRLPEGAVAIDFACGTPALSVMLPKGRRHIPVDMAPRGQGYRVAPLHEGKFPKVPGATLLLALHVLEFLDADLPRLLRRLRLYDLPVIATYHAADDTEGIDRVALGWVNHLSRKALVAACRQAGFSVKARWRADGPQSFLHLEPVSLGEAQAPGPPPSAQAD
- a CDS encoding sulfotransferase domain-containing protein yields the protein MAEKKRSMGVAVMGPMRSGTTLVADLLTVRGRSLVLSEPNLLGAWHPLLAGTIHRLVTDFGIEAPPPPTEKPPSRIYSYFDRAILPELQGLDFWGVKYVDLYGWQQLFQRYQPRKLVLCVRDLREVAVSSIELAERMKLGFPGGDHMRDEAWILTRLAHSVHELLALRRLPHFVLRYEDLVEDPKVRERLADYVGLDELGTERLNLTIERDSRQSWESRKHGESITKKALGRFEREPPGPVRNLAERVWRLLGEYSVAFDYEVAEPKARIQGHDFSAPARPGRNPVPYEKGEIWNWKGPRQFEPSFARRRARHLASFNIPAGAVVLDLSGGLSSMITELPKGSRLIMADVVERTPQTKAADLLQGKLPPKGSATVVLALEILEQVEQPGRFLKALRGYNLPVLLSYHATDDTADLDRAALGWRSHLSRDQLLRGLATVGFKVTASWAFDGRQSFLKLRPIPVPARKPRLEAEDAA